The Coturnix japonica isolate 7356 chromosome 6, Coturnix japonica 2.1, whole genome shotgun sequence genomic sequence CAGTTCAAGATTGTTTCTCTCTACCCAGCTTACCTCCTGGCTATGCTTCTAGTTACAAACAGCATTGATACGTACATCTATGCTGTCTCTGGTAGTagaatttctctttgtttctaaaTACCTCAGAGTGCTAATGTGAAGCTTCATTGCTGGGGCCGTGAGTTAGCTGAGACATGAACAGGGCGTACGATGAAGCCTCCCTGCCAAGTGTACAGCTGCTACGGTAGTGCAGCGTTAATCTTTTCAGGGCAGCCCTCCGTCAGTCAGACTGGAGCTCCCAGCGGTGCGAGGTGTGGGGAGGATCACTCCACCCTCACTGCTGACAGAAGGAAAGCTTTGTTTATGCTGTGCTGGAGGTCAGGGAGCGATCAAGCAAacgtttttttttctcccacagaaTAGAAATGATGtgatttcagctctgctgttagCTGCTACTGAAGGAGCGAACCTGCATCTTCCATATCTGGCTCTTATGACACAGAGAACCAGCTCCAGCTGGGCAGGGGCAGCAGCCTGCCAGCAGAGGAGGGCAGAAGGCACTCCAGGAGAGATTCCCTTGCGTACCCCTCTTAGCACATTGTTTCCTGGACTGTtaccagaaagcagaagagtgaAGAGTTTGCCTATATttgatttctcctttaaatCTTGAATAGTCTTTACAGATTAAAAGCTTTGTTATTATCCAATTTAATTTCACTAGCGAGGGGAAAAATGGACGTAGTGAGAGCCCTTGGAAATGAGTCGCTGTTGTCCAACTCGTCTGGTCCAGCTGCATGGGATCCCTTCCGCCGGCCCCTGGACTCCATCCAGCCCTGGCACTTCAGGCTGGTGGCAGCAGTCATGTTCGTGGTGACCTCCGTGTCTCTGGCTGAGAACCTGGCTGTGATCCTGGTGACTGCCAAGTTCAAGCAGCTGAGACAACCTGTCAATTACGTTATAGTGAATCTATCTGTGGCTGATTTCCTGGTCTCTTTGACTGGTGGCACCATCAGCTTTCTAGCCAATCTAAAAGGCTACTTCTATATGGGGCACTGGGCTTGTGTACTGGAAGGATTTGCCGTCACGTTTTTTGGTAAGCTTGATTTTGTTTGTAGTTGTATCTCGTTTTCCTTCGGCGTCTTTCACTCTCCTGCAGCTTCCTCAACCACTGACCTTGCATGCCTGTGAGTGCACTGCATCTTTTCCAGGTGTGTGTTCTATGCAGGATCTCGTATTAGTGAATAATGTGTGCCGTTGTTGCTGTCAGCCTCTCGCTGCTGAATATAGTTGATATAATGACAAAAAGCctcttgctgtttctgtgctgttctctgaaTATAGTTGATATTATGACAAAAAGAACCCAACCACAGCATTGCTAATAGAATAGCAGTAGTTGCAGGGAAAGCAACGTGATTTAAAGGCAACAAAAACCCCTTCACTGTGTAGATGTTTTCCAGGTTTGTCTCTCGGTGTTTGAGTACGTGGCTAAATGAGAGAGAGCAAATGGCTGTTCCTAAACTACGCACAATATTGTGTCACTGAACCATCTTATGTCAGCTGTTCCACAACAGCTCTGGGGAGCCATAACAGGCCTGTGGCTgccacccctctgctctgcttcttcctgtCATTCTGTCTCTTGGCTTTGCAAGTATGCAAAGCACATTGAAGTACTCTAACAGAGAAAATCAATCATCACCAGGTAGTGCACTTTGTAAATATGCCTTTGCAGGGTAAATAGAAAACTAGTTTAAAATGGAACATCTAATTACATCGACAGAGAAGTTCATTGTTTCCTCCCACGGGGCTTTCGTGTTGCTGCCAGCTGACATCTGGGTGCTGTCTCAGCACCTGCATGGTAAGGCCTTGTTTGTAGCTGTGCCACCTCTCTGAGTCAATCCCATTGCTGTCCTCAGCTGAATTGGGATCCCACTTCTGCTCCCAGGCTGATAAAGCTGCCCAGAGGAGTGATGTGTGGGAGATGATGCCATGTCAGTGTGTGGCACGGAAGGCATGTTCTGTGGAGTGGGATCAGACTGTTCCAAGGTTCTGGTGACCAACCAGGTGATCTGTCCCGAATAAACTGATATTTTGATGCTGTGGGCAGCTGTCTGCAAGTTAGAGCTCGTGACAGTCTGAAATAGGACATTTTTTGCACAGATAATGTTTTGAAGCTGTACCTTCATTTGTTAGCTTGGAAGCTACACACAATGTACTGCTTTTCAAAGTAAGACCTAGTGGAAAAATGCGCTGTGAGCTAAGAGGTACAGTTAGATGCTTGGTTTTGTAGTCGTTATACTGACAAACTGGACAAGTATGAACATCTCATTTGCTCAGGGATATggtttagcagagggttgttagagttggggtactatggttaggctgcggttggacttaatgatcttcaaggtcttttccaacctgggtaattcaatgattctatgatcttgtgCTCTTAATAAAACATTACAGCAACACACACCATCTGCccatctttttaaaaactgtgttGCTGAAAAAGGTCCCTGATGCAGTAAGCAGTCAAATGTGGCCATGTGTTGCCCATAGAAGTTCAGCTGGAAACATCAAATGACAAAGTTAAGACCCAAACTGGATGCAGTCCTGAGCGCCTCCTGCCTGGATCCTGCCTGAGCCGTGTTAGACAGGACCAGGTGACCCCCAGAGATGTCTTCTAACCTGAGTGGTTCTGTGACTGCGCTGTGGGATGAGGTTTGCTTCCCAGTAAATCTGTCTGACTGTGATGCTGTGGTTTTTACTGAAGGCATTGTGTCTCTCTGGTCTCTCGCTCTTTTGGCCTTTGAGCGGTACGTTGTGATCTGCCGCCCACTGGGAAATACGCGCTTGAGAGGGAAGCATGCAGCCCAAGGCATTGCCTTTGTGTGGaccttttccttcatttggACCATCCCACCGACCATGGGTTGGAGCAGCTACACCACCAGTAAGATTGGAACTACTTGTGAGCCTAATTGGTAAGGCCATCCTTGTAGAGTATGGTAGAATTCGAACTTGTAGCTCCTCTCTTCTTAAGGGCACAGTTCCAAAGGAAAGGGTTAAGGATGATGGTCCTCTCTGCACaaaaaagaggaagacaaaGACATAACAATAAAGAAgaatttccagttttaaaaatgctttcgTCTCTAATGGAAGTAACTGTTCCATATGTTAGGGTGGTTGAGTTGGGTTTTTCAGTCAGGATTCCAAGAGGACAAATAGGTTTTCATAAGACTGGAGGAAGCCCTGCGCAatttgctttgcagcacagctgagcgCTCTTGGAGCCGGAGCTCAGACTGCATGTTTCTTCCCACCTAGCCCACCCCACCAGCCTTGGTTCTGTGCCTATGGACTTACAGAGTAAACCTGTCCTAgtccagagaaagagagatgacCAAGGGCTCTCTCTGGTGATTTGACTAAAGCTGTACATGGGTATTGTGGTTAAAAACAGTTGCTGAAAATATCAGTGACACCTCTGAACACTTTGGGAAAATAACCAGAATGCATTAGTAACAGATACAGCAAGTATTCTGTGTTTTATACAGGTATTCAGGAGCTCATAATGATCGTTCCTACATTATTGCATTCTTCACCACCTGTTTTATAGTGCCTTTATTGGTCATTTTGGTATCCTATGGGAAGCTGCTGCATAAGCTAACGAAGGTAAGGAGTGCTTTCAAGGCATGTTTTTGAAATGGGTATGTATGCAGTCATTTGGGATTTTCATGCTCAGGTTTCTGTAAGGATCGGACATAAGCAGACctgcctcccagcagcaaaTACACTCACTTATGTCTTgttaaagaattatttttgcaCTCAGTTTTACTTCTTAGTTTGAAACATGAAAAGTAGATTGTGGAAGCAGTGCAAAGAGCAGCTCAGTGTGAGGGCTGAATCCCAGCCTCCTGTGAGAAACATTGTGTGTTTGTAGATACCTTCACcccaaaaaagggggaaagaaacaaacaggagcagtgtgtttgtttttgttaaggatttctctttttccagtttaaaactgagaaaatcaaTCAATGCAGTGTTGGTGACAGCAGTTCAATGTTCAATTAGAAACAATCAggctggggaaagaaaaagaaaagaaagagcaaacaagTAGCAGTAAGGGATCATCTGGGCCTGGATGtgatgctgcaggtgctgccttCTCTTGTGCTGTAAGTtagttaataaaataaacaggaaagaatCATACTTgccccttcttcctttccatcttGCCTGGAAGATCAGTGCAGTGCAGAACCAGTGGTAattctttttgctctttccatGGTCTTTATGCCCCATTTTGAAATGCGCCTTTATTCAGGACTCTGGTTTAGTATTACTGGTAGAtgagcagctgctctgttcctttccaaagctgacagcatttctgctgagaAGGAGGCTGTGTTGCCCTCTGCTTTGGTGGCCTGTTTATGAAGTGTTATGAAGCTACCGAAGCGTTATATATATTTTGGGTTGGgaatcttttctattttctcagcACCTAACGCAGCCTTCGCTGATGCCTGACAACGTGTACGTATTATCTCATCATTACTGATTTCTGCTGTATTCACTCTTTGAAGGCCTTGTTTGTCTTACGGAActctctcttttcctgcagGTGTCAGATACTCAAGGCAGGTTGAGAACTGCCAGGAAACCTGAGAGACAAGTGACTAGaatggtggtggtgatgatCATTGCCTTTCTAATCTGCTGGATGCCATATGCCACCTTTTCTATCCTAGCCACTGCGTACCCGTCTGTGGAACTGGATCCTCATCTGGCAGCAGttccagctttcttttccaaaacGGCTACTGTTTATAATCCAGTTATTTATGTCTTTATGAACAAACAGGTACTGTATGCTCTCAAAGTGATTTTAAAACccacattttcagtatttggTATTGTTTTGTGATGAATGATTTCTCTCCACCTTGTCAGTTAACCAGCATTCCATACCCACCGTTTAGAATTAGTTTTAATCACAGTATGTCTATTTAATGCACAGagttttgtgctgtgtttcagtattAAAACATGAATATTAATAACCATTAGATTTAGgtattggaaaagaaaatcagctctTAGTAAACATCAACTATTCTActtttctgtgagaaaattCTGTTTCCAAGAC encodes the following:
- the LOC107316260 gene encoding LOW QUALITY PROTEIN: vertebrate ancient opsin-like (The sequence of the model RefSeq protein was modified relative to this genomic sequence to represent the inferred CDS: inserted 1 base in 1 codon; substituted 3 bases at 3 genomic stop codons), with amino-acid sequence MDVVRALGNESLLSNSSGPAAWDPFRRPLDSIQPWHFRLVAAVMFVVTSVSLAENLAVILVTAKFKQLRQPVNYVIVNLSVADFLVSLTGGTISFLANLKGYFYMGHWACVLEGFAVTFFGKLDFVCSCISFSFXRLSLSCSFLNHXPCMPVSALHLFQVCVLCRISYXXIMCIVSLWSLALLAFERYVVICRPLGNTRLRGKHAAQGIAFVWTFSFIWTIPPTMGWSSYTTSKIGTTCEPNWYSGAHNDRSYIIAFFTTCFIVPLLVILVSYGKLLHKLTKVSDTQGRLRTARKPERQVTRMVVVMIIAFLICWMPYATFSILATAYPSVELDPHLAAVPAFFSKTATVYNPVIYVFMNKQFRKCLMQMSRCGAIATVGSNVKPASVRAVLTQDKRGSQLSIMAV